One region of Bombyx mori chromosome 27, ASM3026992v2 genomic DNA includes:
- the Hsp20.4 gene encoding heat shock protein 20.4, whose translation MSLLPYFFDDFGSRRPRRLLDQHFGLALTPDDLLSVAAGPLLNREYYRPWRHLAAAARDVGSSIKVDKDKFQVNLDVQHFAPEEISVKTADGYIVVEGKHEEKKDEHGYISRQFVRRYALPEGAAPETVESRLSSDGVLTITAPRKVPDAVKGERKVPIAQTGPVRKEIKDQSEEANEKEK comes from the coding sequence ATGTCGTTGCTACCATATTTCTTCGATGATTTTGGCTCTAGACGCCCTCGCCGTCTGTTGGACCAGCATTTTGGCCTTGCCTTAACACCAGATGATCTTCTTAGTGTCGCTGCCGGGCCTTTGCTGAACAGGGAATACTACAGACCGTGGCGCCATCTCGCTGCAGCGGCTAGAGATGTTGGTTCCAGCATCAAAGTCGACAAGGATAAGTTCCAAGTGAATTTAGATGTGCAGCACTTCGCGCCAGAAGAGATCTCTGTGAAGACTGCCGACGGGTACATCGTAGTGGAAGGCAAGCACGAAGAGAAGAAAGACGAGCACGGGTATATTTCAAGGCAGTTCGTCCGACGTTACGCGCTGCCTGAAGGCGCGGCGCCTGAGACTGTGGAATCGCGACTGTCATCAGACGGGGTACTCACCATCACTGCGCCGAGGAAGGTGCCTGACGCCGTCAAGGGAGAGAGAAAGGTGCCCATCGCACAGACCGGTCCCGTTCGCAAGGAGATCAAGGATCAGAGTGAAGAAGCCAACGAGAAGGAAAAGTAG
- the Hsp20.8 gene encoding heat shock protein hsp20.8, whose protein sequence is MSLLPFVLGDWPRVRHNHWPSRLVDQDFGLALTPNDMLAAVACPVLSEDYFRPWRQLAAASRDLGSSIKADKDKFQVNLDVQHFSPEEISVKTADGYIVVEGKHEEKKDEHGYISRQFVRRYALPEGAAPETVESRLSSDGVLTITAPRKVPDAVKGERKVPIAQTGPVRKEIKDQSEGTQDAENK, encoded by the coding sequence ATGTCTCTTCTACCATTCGTGTTGGGTGACTGGCCCCGCGTTCGTCACAACCACTGGCCCAGTCGTCTTGTTGATCAAGATTTTGGATTGGCGCTAACCCCGAACGACATGCTGGCTGCCGTCGCCTGTCCAGTGCTCTCCGAAGACTACTTCAGACCATGGAGACAACTCGCGGCTGCATCTCGTGACCTCGGTTCCAGCATAAAGGCCGACAAGGACAAGTTCCAAGTCAATCTGGACGTGCAGCACTTCTCGCCGGAAGAGATTTCGGTGAAGACTGCCGATGGGTACATCGTGGTGGAAGGCAAGCACGAAGAGAAGAAAGACGAGCACGGGTATATTTCAAGGCAGTTCGTCCGACGTTACGCGCTGCCTGAAGGCGCGGCGCCTGAGACTGTGGAATCGCGACTGTCATCAGACGGGGTTCTCACCATCACCGCGCCGAGGAAGGTACCCGACGCCGTCAAGGGAGAGCGAAAGGTGCCCATCGCACAGACCGGTCCCGTTCGCAAGGAGATCAAGGACCAGAGCGAGGGAACCCAGGATGCCgaaaataagtag